A DNA window from Camelina sativa cultivar DH55 chromosome 13, Cs, whole genome shotgun sequence contains the following coding sequences:
- the LOC104736576 gene encoding TATA-binding protein-associated factor 2N-like isoform X1, with protein sequence MNRPGDWNCRSCSHLNFQRRDSCQRCREPRLVSADLLSGFGSRPVSNSFGFNTGPDVRPGDWYCNLGNCGTHNFANRSSCFKCGAAKDEFSSSSAAATTGFIDMNIGPRRGGPFGFGSSSGGGGTGTGRSPWKSGDWICPRSGCNEHNFASRSECFRCNAPKEPATEPPY encoded by the exons atgaataggCCGGGAGATTGGAACTGCAGATCGTGTAGCCACCTCAACTTCCAGAGAAGAGATTCATGCCAACGTTGCAGAGAGCCTAGACTAGTAAGTGCCGACTTACTCAGCGGTTTTGGTAGCCGCCCAGTCAGTAACTCCTTCGGTTTCAACACCGGACCGGACGTGAGACCGGGTGATTGGTACTGCAACCTTGGGAATTGTGGGACGCACAATTTTGCCAATAGGTCTAGTTGTTTCAAGTGCGGTGCCGCCAAAGATGAGTTTTCAAGCTCAAGTGCCGCTGCAACAACGGGGTTTATAGACATGAATATTGGTCCAAGACGTGGGGGCCCTTTTGGTTTTGGCAGCAGCAGTGGCGGTGGGGGCACTGGCACAGGCCGTTCTCCTTGGAAATCTGGAGATTGGATTTGCCCAAg GTCAGGCTGCAACGAACATAACTTCGCAAGCAGGTCAGAGTGCTTTAGGTGTAACGCACCAAAGGAACCTGCCACCGAACCACCCTATTAG
- the LOC104736576 gene encoding uncharacterized RNA-binding protein C17H9.04c-like isoform X2, translated as MNRPGDWNCRSCSHLNFQRRDSCQRCREPRLVSADLLSGFGSRPVSNSFGFNTGPDVRPGDWYCNLGNCGTHNFANRSSCFKCGAAKDEFSSSSAAATTGFIDMNIGPRRGGPFGFGSSSGGGGTGTGRSPWKSGDWICPRFIRKQ; from the exons atgaataggCCGGGAGATTGGAACTGCAGATCGTGTAGCCACCTCAACTTCCAGAGAAGAGATTCATGCCAACGTTGCAGAGAGCCTAGACTAGTAAGTGCCGACTTACTCAGCGGTTTTGGTAGCCGCCCAGTCAGTAACTCCTTCGGTTTCAACACCGGACCGGACGTGAGACCGGGTGATTGGTACTGCAACCTTGGGAATTGTGGGACGCACAATTTTGCCAATAGGTCTAGTTGTTTCAAGTGCGGTGCCGCCAAAGATGAGTTTTCAAGCTCAAGTGCCGCTGCAACAACGGGGTTTATAGACATGAATATTGGTCCAAGACGTGGGGGCCCTTTTGGTTTTGGCAGCAGCAGTGGCGGTGGGGGCACTGGCACAGGCCGTTCTCCTTGGAAATCTGGAGATTGGATTTGCCCAAg attcatCAGAAAGCAGTAA